One Acidimicrobiales bacterium genomic region harbors:
- a CDS encoding DUF167 domain-containing protein: protein MEILVRPGASKGAVGESHDGALVVRVAEPAERERGTRAALRALAMSLGVPPSSVTLARGPTSRRKVVEIATTAEQEPVVESRLRRLLHGEG from the coding sequence GTGGAGATCCTCGTTCGGCCAGGCGCCTCGAAGGGCGCAGTGGGTGAGAGCCATGACGGAGCGCTCGTCGTACGCGTCGCCGAGCCGGCCGAGCGCGAACGCGGGACCCGTGCAGCGCTGCGCGCGCTGGCCATGTCGCTCGGCGTGCCGCCCTCGAGCGTTACCTTGGCCCGCGGGCCCACCAGCCGGAGGAAGGTCGTCGAGATCGCCACCACAGCCGAGCAAGAGCCGGTGGTCGAAAGCCGACTACGGAGGCTGCTTCACGGCGAGGGGTGA
- a CDS encoding glycosyltransferase, giving the protein MDAQGTQIVEDRADRRPLSIVVPTRDRPEMLARCLKSVAASMGPMDELIVVDSASRDPAPVERTATALGARFLRSELPGATRARNIGWRAAANDLIGFIDDDVWVDPGWANAIVERLTSASDVEFLTGRIEAPEGQTSYYVAIKDDPDPAVFDRTTKGLTGHSASMAARRSALETVGGFDVWMGPGARFRGADDGDLFDRLFLQGYLCAYEPSALAWHDQWREKAGLVRLNFHSGVGAGGRLAKLLRTDTRRLIVVTREYWQWCAKDAWNGLQHRNKIVLASAAVRSAGIVAGFATGLTMRIEKGHYQGRRSQSEPGCGKDPSPSRSARPAQPGGYPKHAKRAGNGSRPAN; this is encoded by the coding sequence ATGGACGCGCAGGGGACCCAGATCGTCGAGGACAGAGCCGATAGGCGTCCCCTGTCGATCGTCGTTCCGACCCGCGACCGCCCGGAGATGCTCGCTCGCTGTCTCAAGAGTGTCGCGGCGTCGATGGGACCAATGGACGAACTGATCGTGGTGGACTCGGCGTCGCGCGATCCCGCGCCCGTTGAGCGGACAGCGACCGCCCTGGGGGCCAGGTTCCTTCGGTCGGAACTGCCTGGAGCAACGAGGGCCCGCAACATCGGTTGGCGTGCCGCTGCAAACGACCTCATAGGATTCATCGACGACGACGTCTGGGTCGATCCGGGATGGGCGAATGCAATCGTCGAACGCTTGACTTCGGCGAGCGACGTCGAATTCCTGACAGGTCGAATTGAGGCTCCGGAAGGCCAGACGTCCTACTACGTCGCGATCAAGGATGACCCAGACCCGGCGGTGTTCGATCGCACGACCAAAGGCTTGACCGGGCACTCGGCGAGCATGGCCGCCCGGCGATCGGCACTCGAGACCGTCGGCGGCTTCGACGTGTGGATGGGACCCGGCGCCCGTTTCCGCGGAGCAGACGACGGCGACCTGTTCGATCGCCTCTTCTTGCAGGGCTACCTATGCGCCTACGAGCCGAGCGCCCTAGCGTGGCACGATCAGTGGAGGGAGAAGGCGGGGCTCGTACGGCTCAACTTCCATTCCGGCGTTGGTGCCGGGGGCCGGCTCGCCAAGCTGCTCCGAACGGACACGCGCCGCCTCATCGTCGTGACACGCGAGTACTGGCAGTGGTGTGCCAAAGACGCGTGGAACGGCCTCCAGCATCGGAACAAGATCGTGTTGGCAAGCGCTGCCGTGCGGTCGGCTGGGATCGTGGCCGGGTTCGCGACTGGGTTGACGATGCGCATCGAGAAGGGCCACTACCAGGGTCGACGCTCTCAGAGCGAACCTGGCTGCGGCAAGGACCCGTCGCCTTCTCGATCCGCTCGGCCTGCTCAGCCTGGCGGCTACCCAAAACACGCAAAGAGAGCAGGAAACGGCAGCCGTCCAGCGAACTAA
- a CDS encoding WecB/TagA/CpsF family glycosyltransferase yields the protein MSNAIAGPHVELMGVRFDAMTLEEVVLAVDQLMASNGLAQVVTANLDYMAKVRRDPELARVVGRADLVVSDGVPLLWMARWSGQHLPGRVNGTDLVVRLLQRASASGWQVAFLGGEPGVAERAATQAAAQWSTPVGGAWPLTPEEVADPASSREVAMQVGALRRSLVLVGLGAGRQDGWIDAHRELLGDGVAIGVGSALDFVAGTRRRAPRFFQRAGLEWLWRLALEPGRLWHRYLVEDTAILARFAMSTVRSRLGHR from the coding sequence TTGAGCAACGCGATTGCCGGACCCCACGTCGAGCTGATGGGGGTCAGGTTCGACGCCATGACGCTCGAGGAGGTCGTTCTCGCCGTCGATCAGCTGATGGCGAGTAACGGGCTTGCCCAGGTGGTCACCGCGAACCTCGACTACATGGCGAAAGTCCGGCGGGACCCCGAACTTGCGCGAGTGGTGGGCCGGGCCGACCTCGTCGTGTCAGACGGAGTGCCGCTGCTCTGGATGGCCCGCTGGAGCGGTCAGCACCTGCCCGGGCGTGTCAACGGCACGGACCTCGTGGTGCGCTTGTTGCAGAGAGCTTCGGCCAGCGGATGGCAGGTCGCGTTTTTGGGAGGCGAACCCGGTGTGGCGGAGCGAGCCGCCACACAGGCGGCGGCGCAGTGGTCGACACCGGTGGGGGGCGCTTGGCCCCTCACACCCGAGGAGGTCGCGGATCCCGCCTCCAGCCGGGAGGTAGCCATGCAGGTCGGCGCCCTCCGGCGGTCGCTGGTGCTCGTGGGACTCGGAGCCGGTCGGCAGGACGGATGGATCGACGCCCATCGGGAGTTGCTTGGCGACGGCGTAGCGATCGGTGTGGGTTCGGCCCTCGACTTCGTTGCAGGAACTCGCCGGAGGGCGCCTCGCTTCTTTCAGCGAGCAGGTCTCGAATGGCTGTGGCGTTTGGCGCTCGAGCCGGGCAGGTTGTGGCACCGATACCTCGTCGAGGACACGGCGATCCTCGCGCGCTTCGCGATGTCGACGGTCAGGAGCCGGCTTGGCCATCGGTGA
- a CDS encoding sigma-70 family RNA polymerase sigma factor: MLGIDDLEFNRDRSLVERVQLGDEDAFAELYRRHHDRLYRYCLYRLGEAHEAQDVVQEAFTRAWVSAGRLQGDLRFYPWLRTIAGNLCTDVGRRRARVQPAPAVDTGSTEGGQEQIIDRVDLTLLEQAMSRLPERHRQILEMREAEGLTYEQLADQTGTTVGSVESLLWRARQGLRRQFAVVSGEGLLAGLPVVGWLIRRSHAAHARVTAQLVDWRPEAVSALGTAIGGLAVGSVVAVALVAGGTAGSGGGHGPVAVGAGPAASAPATTSALLQFAAQPAAPPAASGNPSAAQTHRVSTPPSSTRATPGRTEFTNPVVTNRAQAQSEAAHDPMAVSVAGLTLGLDPQATTTYVIGLVQSHAVIP; the protein is encoded by the coding sequence GTGCTGGGGATCGACGACCTGGAGTTCAACCGAGACCGCTCCCTCGTCGAACGGGTTCAGCTCGGGGACGAGGACGCGTTCGCGGAGCTCTATCGCCGCCACCACGATCGTCTTTACCGATACTGCCTCTATCGCCTGGGGGAGGCACACGAGGCGCAGGACGTCGTCCAAGAAGCGTTCACCAGGGCGTGGGTCAGCGCCGGCCGTCTGCAGGGTGACCTCCGCTTCTACCCCTGGCTTCGCACCATCGCCGGGAACTTGTGCACGGACGTGGGCCGTCGCAGAGCGCGAGTGCAGCCGGCCCCGGCCGTAGATACAGGATCAACCGAGGGCGGCCAGGAACAGATCATCGACAGGGTCGACCTAACGCTGCTCGAGCAGGCCATGTCCCGACTCCCCGAGCGCCACCGGCAGATCCTCGAGATGCGCGAGGCGGAGGGCCTCACCTACGAGCAGCTCGCCGATCAGACCGGAACGACGGTCGGTTCCGTCGAGTCCCTCCTTTGGAGAGCCCGCCAGGGCCTTCGGCGACAGTTCGCTGTGGTCAGCGGCGAGGGCCTGCTTGCCGGGCTGCCGGTGGTCGGGTGGCTCATCAGAAGGTCCCATGCCGCTCACGCCAGGGTGACGGCACAACTGGTCGACTGGCGCCCAGAGGCCGTATCGGCGCTGGGGACCGCCATCGGTGGACTCGCAGTCGGCTCGGTCGTGGCTGTCGCTTTGGTCGCCGGAGGGACAGCGGGATCGGGCGGGGGCCACGGGCCTGTGGCAGTGGGCGCCGGGCCCGCCGCGAGCGCCCCCGCAACCACCTCGGCGCTCCTCCAGTTCGCCGCCCAGCCGGCAGCCCCGCCGGCTGCGAGCGGAAACCCGTCCGCCGCGCAGACCCACCGGGTGTCGACCCCTCCCTCCAGCACGCGAGCTACGCCGGGGCGGACAGAGTTCACGAACCCGGTCGTGACCAACCGGGCCCAGGCGCAGAGCGAGGCGGCCCACGACCCGATGGCGGTGTCGGTCGCTGGACTGACCCTCGGCCTCGATCCCCAGGCCACTACCACCTACGTCATCGGCCTCGTGCAGTCGCATGCGGTCATCCCATAG
- a CDS encoding sugar transferase encodes MIREQVNSPQDARTAASGVRLERNISELEKDAGAEAPELHRATSEMQFLVDLGEDWPGWSWARRAVKRTLDVALSLLALIALLPILTIIALAIRLESPGPVFYRQRRCGRHGRSFEMLKFRSMVPEADQMLVDLRDRNESDGLLFKIKQDPRITKVGAIIRRYSVDELPQLVNVLKGEMSLVGPRPLPLESDSFGPIDGQRHAVRPGLTCHWQVCGRSELSYGQMVEMDLGYIRDSSVWTDLRLIVVTVPAVLAGGGAY; translated from the coding sequence TTGATTCGGGAGCAGGTCAACTCACCGCAGGATGCTCGGACCGCGGCGTCAGGGGTGCGGCTGGAGAGGAACATTTCCGAGCTGGAGAAGGACGCTGGTGCGGAGGCACCGGAGCTCCACCGCGCAACGTCCGAGATGCAGTTCCTCGTCGACCTGGGTGAGGACTGGCCGGGCTGGTCGTGGGCACGGCGAGCGGTGAAGCGAACGTTGGACGTCGCGCTGTCGCTGCTCGCATTGATTGCGTTGCTCCCGATCCTTACCATCATCGCTCTCGCGATACGGCTGGAATCGCCGGGACCCGTCTTCTACCGCCAGCGTCGCTGCGGCCGACACGGTCGAAGCTTCGAGATGCTGAAGTTCCGCTCGATGGTCCCAGAGGCGGACCAGATGCTGGTCGATCTCCGTGACCGCAACGAGTCCGACGGCCTTCTGTTCAAGATCAAGCAAGACCCGCGGATCACGAAGGTAGGAGCAATCATCAGGCGGTACTCCGTTGACGAGCTTCCGCAGCTTGTCAACGTGTTGAAGGGGGAGATGTCGCTGGTCGGACCCCGCCCCCTTCCTCTGGAGAGCGATTCGTTCGGCCCGATCGACGGTCAGCGCCACGCGGTACGGCCCGGACTCACATGCCATTGGCAGGTTTGCGGCCGCTCGGAACTCTCGTACGGCCAGATGGTCGAGATGGATCTCGGGTACATCCGAGACTCGTCCGTGTGGACCGACCTGCGTCTCATCGTGGTGACCGTCCCGGCGGTGCTCGCAGGCGGCGGCGCCTACTGA